In Streptomyces sp. NBC_00569, a single genomic region encodes these proteins:
- a CDS encoding polyribonucleotide nucleotidyltransferase, translated as MENETHYAEAVIDNGTFGTRTIRFETGRLARQAAGSAVAYLDDDTMVLSATSASKKPKDQLDFFPLTVDVEERQYAAGKIPGSFFRREGRPSEDAILTCRLIDRPLRPSFKKGLRNEIQVVATIMALNPDHLYDVVAINAASASTQLAGLPFSGPVGGVRVALINGQWVAFPTHTELESAVFDMVVAGRVLEDGDVAIMMVEAEATDKTIQLVKDGAEAPTEEVVAAGLEAAKPFIKVLCKAQSDLAAKAAKPTAEFPIFLDYQDDVLEALTAAVSSELSQALTIAGKQEREAELDRVKEIAAEKLLPAFEGREKEISAAYRALTKKLVRERVIKDKVRIDGRGVTDIRTLAAEVEAIPRVHGSALFERGETQILGVTTLNMLRMEQQLDTLSPVTRKRYMHNYNFPPYSVGETGRVGSPKRREIGHGALAERAIVPVLPTREEFPYAIRQVSEALGSNGSTSMGSVCASTMSLLNAGVPLKAAVAGIAMGLISQEIDGQTHYVALTDILGAEDAFGDMDFKVAGTKQFVTALQLDTKLDGIPASVLAAALKQARDARLHILDVMNEAIDVPDEMSPNAPRIITVKIPVDKIGEVIGPKGKMINQIQEDTGADITIEDDGTIYIGAQQGSQAEAARATINSIANPTMPEVGERYLGTVVKTTTFGAFVSLLPGKDGLLHISQIRKLAGGKRVENVEDVLGVGAKVQVEIAEIDSRGKLSLIPVVEGEEGDETKDDTDK; from the coding sequence GTGGAGAACGAGACCCACTACGCCGAGGCCGTCATTGACAACGGCACTTTCGGCACCCGCACCATCCGCTTCGAGACGGGCCGTCTGGCCCGTCAGGCCGCCGGCTCCGCCGTGGCCTACCTGGACGACGACACCATGGTGCTGTCGGCCACCTCCGCTTCGAAGAAGCCCAAGGACCAGCTCGACTTCTTCCCCCTGACGGTGGACGTCGAGGAGCGGCAGTACGCCGCCGGAAAGATCCCCGGCTCCTTCTTCCGCCGTGAGGGCCGTCCCTCCGAGGACGCGATCCTCACCTGCCGGCTGATCGACCGCCCGCTGCGCCCGTCCTTCAAGAAGGGCCTGCGCAACGAGATCCAGGTCGTCGCCACGATCATGGCGCTCAACCCCGACCACCTGTACGACGTCGTGGCGATCAACGCCGCCTCCGCGTCCACCCAGCTGGCCGGTCTGCCCTTCTCCGGCCCGGTCGGCGGCGTCCGCGTCGCGCTGATCAACGGCCAGTGGGTCGCCTTCCCGACGCACACCGAGCTCGAGAGCGCCGTCTTCGACATGGTCGTCGCCGGTCGCGTCCTCGAGGACGGCGACGTCGCGATCATGATGGTCGAGGCCGAGGCCACCGACAAGACCATCCAGCTCGTCAAGGACGGCGCCGAGGCTCCCACCGAGGAGGTCGTCGCCGCCGGTCTCGAGGCCGCGAAGCCCTTCATCAAGGTCCTCTGCAAGGCCCAGTCGGACCTCGCCGCGAAGGCTGCCAAGCCGACCGCCGAGTTCCCGATCTTCCTCGACTACCAGGACGACGTCCTGGAGGCCCTCACGGCCGCCGTCAGCTCCGAGCTTTCGCAGGCGCTCACCATCGCCGGCAAGCAGGAGCGCGAGGCCGAGCTGGACCGCGTCAAGGAGATCGCCGCCGAGAAGCTCCTGCCGGCCTTCGAAGGCCGCGAGAAGGAGATCTCCGCCGCGTACCGCGCCCTGACGAAGAAGCTCGTCCGCGAGCGCGTCATCAAGGACAAGGTCCGCATCGACGGCCGCGGCGTCACGGACATCCGTACGCTCGCCGCCGAGGTCGAGGCCATCCCGCGCGTGCACGGCTCGGCGCTCTTCGAGCGTGGCGAGACCCAGATCCTGGGCGTCACCACCCTCAACATGCTCCGCATGGAGCAGCAGCTGGACACTCTTTCCCCGGTGACCCGCAAGCGCTACATGCACAACTACAACTTCCCGCCGTACTCCGTCGGTGAGACCGGCCGCGTGGGCTCGCCCAAGCGCCGCGAGATCGGCCACGGCGCGCTCGCCGAGCGCGCCATCGTGCCGGTTCTGCCGACACGCGAGGAGTTCCCCTACGCGATCCGTCAGGTCTCCGAGGCGCTGGGCTCCAACGGCTCGACGTCCATGGGCTCGGTCTGCGCCTCCACCATGTCGCTGCTGAACGCCGGTGTGCCCCTGAAGGCCGCCGTCGCCGGTATTGCCATGGGTCTGATCTCCCAGGAGATCGACGGCCAGACGCACTACGTCGCCCTCACCGACATCCTCGGTGCGGAGGACGCGTTCGGTGACATGGACTTCAAGGTCGCCGGTACGAAGCAGTTCGTGACCGCGCTCCAGCTCGACACCAAGCTCGACGGCATCCCCGCCTCGGTCCTGGCCGCCGCGCTGAAGCAGGCCCGTGACGCGCGTCTGCACATCCTGGACGTCATGAACGAGGCCATCGACGTCCCGGACGAGATGTCCCCGAACGCCCCGCGGATCATCACGGTCAAGATCCCCGTGGACAAGATCGGTGAGGTCATCGGCCCGAAGGGCAAGATGATCAACCAGATCCAGGAGGACACCGGCGCCGACATCACGATCGAGGACGACGGCACCATCTACATCGGTGCCCAGCAGGGCTCGCAGGCCGAGGCCGCGCGCGCCACGATCAACTCGATCGCCAACCCGACCATGCCGGAGGTCGGCGAGCGCTACCTGGGCACCGTCGTGAAGACGACGACCTTCGGTGCGTTCGTGTCCCTGCTCCCGGGCAAGGACGGCCTGCTGCACATCTCGCAGATCCGCAAGCTGGCCGGCGGCAAGCGCGTGGAGAACGTCGAGGACGTTCTCGGCGTGGGCGCCAAGGTCCAGGTCGAGATCGCCGAGATCGACTCCCGCGGCAAGCTCTCCCTCATCCCCGTCGTCGAGGGCGAAGAGGGCGACGAGACGAAGGACGACACCGACAAGTGA
- the eccD gene encoding type VII secretion integral membrane protein EccD, translated as MTASASATAGATGGAGTGAPSGAGTGLGFCRVTIVAPDSRIDVALPDDVPVADLNPEILRLSQQSPAEGAPVGYHLVRRDGTVLDSARSFAAQRILDGELLTLRPFSESLPPAVFDDVSEAVASAVTRDRTLWNGDLTRGAGLIGGGVLPALLAFVTWTAEPHHDMNSLQGVLAAVAGLLLVVLACVRARVYDDRGSAVALGLGALPNVAVAGSGLLPLADHQGIGRLQFLLACTAVLLASVVLTLVSPGGDGPFVAFVFASAVGVLTTFIAILTDLTAVETAGLCAPLSVGALAFLPGLSMRFARLPIGFEPPSMARGEYGNDPANQEPVEADRIAAQARRGHELLVGLVGGCALVSVGAAAVLGFSHDVWGQLLAFATGVAMLMRAQLFRYTAQVASLLAAGLASLVLLGLGLSLHPPLDYLDDFFRKGDSTPLDIRTVWLVAVIAAATALITSIGLITPRRGVSPFWGRFMEIAETFVLLTLVPLTLAVFDVYAQARAMTG; from the coding sequence ATGACGGCTTCCGCTTCCGCGACGGCCGGCGCGACCGGCGGAGCGGGCACCGGAGCCCCTTCGGGGGCCGGCACGGGCCTCGGCTTCTGCCGCGTCACCATCGTCGCGCCCGACAGCCGGATCGATGTCGCACTGCCCGACGACGTCCCGGTCGCCGACCTCAACCCGGAGATCCTGCGGCTCTCCCAGCAGAGCCCCGCCGAGGGCGCGCCGGTCGGCTACCACCTCGTACGCCGCGACGGCACCGTCCTCGACAGCGCCCGGTCCTTCGCCGCGCAGCGCATCCTCGACGGCGAGCTGCTCACCCTGCGCCCGTTCTCCGAGTCGCTGCCGCCGGCCGTCTTCGACGACGTCTCCGAAGCGGTCGCCTCGGCCGTCACCCGCGACCGCACCCTGTGGAACGGCGACCTGACCCGCGGCGCCGGACTCATCGGCGGCGGCGTCCTGCCCGCCCTCCTGGCCTTCGTCACGTGGACGGCCGAGCCGCACCACGACATGAACAGCCTCCAGGGCGTCCTCGCCGCGGTGGCCGGCCTCCTCCTCGTCGTCCTCGCCTGCGTGCGCGCCAGGGTCTACGACGACCGCGGCTCGGCCGTCGCCCTGGGACTCGGCGCCCTGCCGAACGTGGCGGTGGCGGGCTCCGGTCTGCTGCCCCTCGCCGACCACCAGGGGATCGGACGGCTCCAGTTCCTGCTGGCCTGCACGGCCGTACTGCTCGCCTCCGTGGTCCTCACCCTGGTCTCGCCGGGCGGCGACGGTCCCTTCGTGGCCTTCGTCTTCGCGTCGGCCGTCGGGGTGCTCACGACGTTCATCGCCATCCTCACGGACCTGACGGCCGTGGAGACCGCGGGCCTGTGCGCGCCGCTCTCCGTAGGGGCCCTCGCCTTCCTGCCGGGCCTCTCCATGCGCTTCGCCCGTCTCCCCATCGGCTTCGAGCCCCCGAGCATGGCCCGCGGCGAGTACGGCAACGACCCCGCCAACCAGGAGCCCGTCGAGGCCGACCGCATCGCGGCCCAGGCCCGCCGCGGTCACGAGCTGCTCGTCGGTCTGGTCGGCGGCTGCGCCCTGGTGTCCGTCGGCGCCGCGGCCGTCCTCGGCTTCTCGCACGACGTGTGGGGCCAGCTCCTCGCCTTCGCCACCGGCGTCGCGATGCTGATGCGCGCCCAGCTCTTCCGCTACACCGCGCAGGTCGCCTCCCTCCTCGCCGCGGGCCTCGCCTCCCTCGTCCTGCTGGGCCTCGGCCTCTCCCTCCACCCGCCGCTGGACTACCTGGACGACTTCTTCAGGAAGGGCGACAGCACCCCCCTCGACATCCGCACGGTCTGGCTCGTCGCGGTGATCGCGGCGGCCACGGCGCTGATCACGTCGATCGGACTGATCACGCCCCGCCGCGGGGTCAGTCCCTTCTGGGGACGTTTCATGGAGATCGCGGAGACGTTCGTCCTGCTCACGCTGGTCCCGCTGACGCTCGCCGTCTTCGACGTGTACGCACAGGCCCGCGCGATGACCGGCTGA
- the rpsO gene encoding 30S ribosomal protein S15: MSLDAATKKQIITEFGQKEGDTGSPEVQVAMLSRRISDLTEHLKTHKHDHHSRRGLLILVGQRRRLLQYLAKKDIQRFRTLVERLGIRRGAAGAR; the protein is encoded by the coding sequence GTGTCGCTCGACGCCGCTACGAAGAAGCAGATCATCACCGAGTTCGGCCAGAAGGAGGGCGACACCGGCTCCCCCGAGGTCCAGGTCGCCATGCTGTCCCGCCGGATCTCGGACCTGACCGAGCACCTCAAGACGCACAAGCACGACCACCACTCCCGTCGTGGTCTGCTGATCCTGGTCGGCCAGCGTCGCCGCCTTCTGCAGTACCTGGCCAAGAAGGACATCCAGCGCTTCCGTACGCTGGTCGAGCGCCTCGGCATCCGCCGCGGTGCGGCCGGCGCCCGCTAA